The Cryptosporangium phraense genome window below encodes:
- the aroQ gene encoding type II 3-dehydroquinate dehydratase gives MYVLNGPNIGRLGTREPEIYGSDSYADLVRLCETTGKELGVDVEVRQTDAEHEMLGWLHRAADERAPVVLNPGAWTHYNIAVRDACAMLTAPLIEVHITNVHKREQFRHTSVISAVATGAIIGLGLNGYALALRHLATS, from the coding sequence ATCTACGTGCTCAACGGCCCGAACATCGGCCGCCTCGGTACCCGGGAACCGGAGATCTACGGCTCGGACTCGTACGCCGACCTGGTCCGGCTCTGCGAAACGACCGGCAAGGAGCTCGGAGTCGACGTCGAGGTCCGCCAGACCGACGCCGAGCACGAGATGCTCGGCTGGTTGCACCGGGCGGCCGACGAGCGCGCCCCGGTCGTCCTCAACCCCGGCGCCTGGACGCACTACAACATCGCGGTCCGCGACGCCTGCGCGATGCTCACCGCCCCGCTGATCGAGGTGCACATCACTAATGTGCACAAGCGCGAGCAATTCCGGCACACCAGTGTGATCTCGGCGGTCGCCACCGGCGCGATCATCGGCCTCGGCCTCAACGGCTACGCGCTCGCCCTTCGCCACCTCGCCACCTCGTGA
- a CDS encoding glycoside hydrolase family 9 protein, translating into MRYRRPAALPRLLTTVIATITALALLAGCTGDKGDDKSERNAPSGTWTPVGPTDAVVRVDQVGYGTGETKVAVLLSPRKADRAAFTVERQDGSIALKGSVGADRGSWSDRYPASYPIDISGLRTAGAYRIRVTGGATAVSPVFLVGASKELFGEVAADTVKFFGLQRDGSDVISEPIPREPSHLNDAHATVYAAPDFSDGDDLASGLTESSDGPSDLDVSGGWFDAGDYLKFTHTTAYAVSLMLLAQRGGDASIGNGKAIEGLSDEAEHGVAWLDKMWDETTQSLYLQVGLGSGGVDNIVGDHDTWRLPQEDDTATGDSKRYLRDRPVFRANSPGGELSPNLAGRVAAAFALAAQVEAGDQPTKARAHLDAAATILDLANTDDYGTLMTTYPRGYYAESSWSDDMALGATELARAGWVLGDTRSTAWLSQAAHWASLSVATGNRQPLNLYDVGPLADGELWGLLDETGKTGLEVEKAALVADLKARLDAGVSAASQSPIGAAVPLTQADFTSKTFGWSAVAALYHRAAGDDTYDAFGTAQRNVALGTNGWGLSLVVGVGSTYPKCIHHQIANLAGSLDGKGRIALGAVVNGPNARQAFTSLTPSTSAVQCSGVDVSRFDRTDARFVDQPQAYSSVEPAIDFTATALLAVTLQARL; encoded by the coding sequence GTGCGCTACCGCCGCCCCGCGGCCCTCCCCCGGCTCCTGACCACGGTCATCGCAACGATCACCGCGCTGGCACTCCTCGCGGGCTGTACCGGTGACAAGGGCGACGACAAGTCCGAGCGGAACGCCCCCTCGGGAACCTGGACGCCCGTCGGGCCGACCGACGCGGTCGTCCGCGTCGACCAGGTCGGCTACGGCACCGGCGAGACGAAGGTCGCGGTCCTGCTCTCTCCGCGCAAGGCCGACCGGGCCGCGTTCACGGTCGAGCGGCAGGACGGCTCGATCGCGCTGAAGGGCTCCGTCGGGGCCGACCGCGGAAGTTGGAGCGACCGCTACCCGGCCAGCTACCCGATCGACATCTCGGGATTACGGACCGCGGGGGCCTACCGGATCCGGGTGACCGGCGGCGCGACCGCCGTCTCGCCGGTGTTCCTGGTGGGCGCGAGCAAGGAGCTGTTCGGCGAGGTCGCGGCCGACACGGTCAAGTTCTTCGGGCTCCAGCGCGACGGGTCCGACGTGATCTCCGAACCGATCCCGCGGGAGCCGTCGCACCTCAACGACGCGCACGCGACCGTCTACGCCGCTCCCGACTTCTCCGACGGCGACGACCTCGCGTCCGGATTGACCGAATCCTCCGACGGTCCGTCGGACCTCGACGTCTCCGGTGGGTGGTTCGACGCCGGGGACTACCTCAAGTTCACCCACACGACCGCGTACGCGGTCAGCCTGATGCTGCTCGCGCAGCGCGGTGGTGACGCGAGCATCGGCAACGGAAAGGCCATCGAGGGCCTGTCCGACGAGGCCGAGCACGGCGTCGCCTGGCTCGACAAGATGTGGGACGAGACCACACAGTCGCTGTACCTGCAGGTCGGGCTGGGGAGCGGGGGCGTCGACAACATCGTCGGCGACCACGACACCTGGCGCCTGCCGCAGGAGGACGACACCGCGACCGGCGACTCCAAGCGCTACCTGCGCGACCGGCCGGTGTTCCGGGCCAACTCGCCGGGCGGCGAGCTCAGCCCGAACCTGGCCGGTCGGGTGGCGGCCGCGTTCGCGCTGGCCGCGCAGGTCGAGGCGGGCGACCAGCCGACCAAGGCCCGCGCGCACCTGGACGCCGCCGCGACGATCCTCGACCTCGCGAACACCGACGACTACGGCACGCTGATGACGACCTATCCGCGCGGCTACTACGCGGAGAGCTCGTGGAGCGACGACATGGCGCTCGGCGCGACCGAGCTGGCCCGGGCAGGGTGGGTCCTCGGCGACACCCGCTCGACCGCGTGGCTGAGCCAAGCGGCGCACTGGGCGTCGCTGTCGGTCGCCACCGGCAACCGCCAGCCGCTCAACCTCTACGACGTCGGGCCGCTGGCCGACGGCGAGCTGTGGGGCCTGCTGGACGAGACCGGGAAGACCGGGCTCGAGGTCGAGAAGGCCGCGCTGGTCGCCGACCTGAAGGCCCGGCTCGACGCCGGGGTCTCGGCCGCGTCGCAGAGCCCGATCGGCGCGGCGGTGCCGCTCACCCAGGCCGACTTCACGTCGAAGACGTTCGGCTGGAGCGCGGTCGCGGCGCTGTACCACCGGGCGGCCGGCGACGACACCTACGACGCGTTCGGCACCGCCCAGCGGAACGTCGCTCTGGGCACCAACGGGTGGGGGTTGTCGCTGGTCGTGGGCGTCGGGAGCACCTACCCGAAGTGCATCCACCACCAGATCGCCAACCTGGCCGGATCGCTGGACGGGAAGGGCAGGATCGCGCTCGGGGCGGTCGTCAACGGGCCGAACGCCAGGCAGGCGTTCACGTCGCTGACCCCGTCGACGAGCGCCGTGCAGTGCTCCGGCGTCGACGTCAGCCGGTTCGACCGGACCGACGCCCGGTTCGTCGATCAGCCCCAGGCCTACTCGAGCGTGGAGCCCGCGATCGACTTCACCGCGACCGCGCTTCTCGCCGTTACCCTGCAGGCCCGTCTTTAG